One window of Watersipora subatra chromosome 3, tzWatSuba1.1, whole genome shotgun sequence genomic DNA carries:
- the LOC137391542 gene encoding uncharacterized protein, which produces MYLHRSSHCANCKQPLSGGQCLMCKQYDSNKELAPLLSNYMNSSDLANAELKEKLRTTKAEVRVPQLLCVYVSYDSTADRTYATDVAAYLHDLEALKCLLEGLSPDQKLLVLSQGKAVYWAFFDKESYETTYSSQAIVEYLFNGLSSAQKLKLLTSTEVSKVFRTKAFRNDPSIREFIIKSLSNAHQIRLLSQPLESAPTQWVADLFCPSRQSREIQRLTDNKLNRLEGSLRTPIFTDETEDEPCETE; this is translated from the exons ATGTATTTGCACCGCAGCTCACACTGTGCAAATTGTAAGCAGCCTCTCAGCGGGGGTCAATGCCTCATGTGTAAGCAATATGACAGCAACAAAGAACTTGCACCGTTGCTTTCTAATTACATGAACTCTAGCGATTTAGCTAATGCAGAATTGAAAGAAAAGCTGCGAACGACAAAGGCTGAAGTGAGGGTACCACAACTGCTCTGTGTGTATGTTAGCTATGACTCTACAGCTGATCGTACATATGCTACAGATGTTGCGGCGTACCTGCATGATTTGGAAGCCTTGAAATGCCTGCTGGAAGGGTTGTCACCAGATCAGAAGCTCCTGGTATTGTCTCAAGGTAAAGCCGTATACTGGGCTTTCTTTGACAAAGAATCATATGAGACTACCTACAGCTCACAAGCTATTGTTGAGTACCTGTTCAATGGTCTATCAAGTGCTCAAAAGTTGAAGTTGTTAACTTCTACCGAAGTTAGCAAGGTATTCCGTACCAAAGCCTTTCGGAATGACCCATCCATTAGAGAATTTATCATCAAGTCGCTATCAAATGCTCATCAGATACGACTTCTCAGCCAGCCATTAGAATCTGCCCCTACGCAATGGGTTGCAGACCTATTTTGTCCATCCCGGCAAAGCAGAG AGATACAACGGCTTACGGACAACAAGCTGAATCGATTAGAAGGTTCCCTACGTACCCCAATATTCACTGATGAGACTGAAGATGAGCCATGTGAGACAGAGTAA